Proteins from a genomic interval of Pseudomonas sp. RC10:
- a CDS encoding phospholipase D family protein, translating to MTKTWALPLLLAFALGISGCASRSSQQDGPSQALPASASPFGRSILAEAAPYGGRSGFRLLPNSTEAFMARAELIRNAKTSLDLQYYIVHDGLSTRALIDELLKAADRGVRVRILLDDTTSDGLDEVIATLAAHPNIQIRLFNPLNLGRSTGATRSLGRLFNLSQQHRRMHNKLWLADSAVAIVGGRNLGDEYFDAEPNLNFTDIDMLSVGPVAEQLSHSFDQYWNSTLSRPVDDFIYWPPDTKDLAEARKRLDASLEQAHVEKKALYERLMAYKDQPRLKTWLNELIWAHNQALWDAPTKVLSRGDPDPHLLLTTQLSPDLMNVHQELMMISAYFVPGPEGLTYLTGLSDKGVSVNLLTNSLEATDVPAVHGGYAPYRKALLAHGVKLFELRRQPGDPSNARGSGPRFLRTKTLKGGSESSLHSKAMIFDRQKIFVGSFNFDPRSVLWNTEVGVLVDSPELTEYLRELALQGMAPAISYQAKLENDRVVWVTEDNGKIHTLYKEPGDWWRRLNAWFSSAVGLERML from the coding sequence TTGACGAAAACATGGGCACTGCCCCTCCTTTTGGCCTTTGCCCTCGGCATCAGCGGCTGCGCGAGCAGGTCTTCGCAGCAGGACGGCCCGAGCCAGGCATTGCCCGCGTCGGCCTCGCCTTTCGGGCGCTCGATCCTGGCGGAAGCGGCGCCCTATGGCGGGCGCTCGGGTTTCCGGCTGCTGCCCAACAGCACTGAGGCCTTCATGGCCCGTGCCGAGTTGATTCGAAACGCCAAGACCAGCCTCGATTTGCAGTACTACATCGTCCACGACGGACTCAGCACCCGGGCGCTGATCGATGAATTGCTCAAGGCCGCCGACCGAGGCGTGCGCGTGCGCATTTTGCTGGACGACACCACCAGCGACGGGCTGGACGAGGTCATTGCCACCCTCGCCGCCCACCCGAACATCCAGATTCGGCTGTTCAACCCGCTCAATCTGGGGCGCAGCACCGGGGCCACGCGCTCGCTCGGCCGCCTCTTCAATCTGTCCCAGCAGCACCGGCGCATGCACAACAAGCTATGGCTGGCGGACAGCGCCGTCGCCATCGTCGGCGGACGCAATCTTGGCGACGAGTATTTCGACGCCGAACCCAACCTTAATTTCACCGATATCGACATGCTTAGCGTCGGGCCCGTGGCCGAGCAGTTGAGCCACAGTTTCGATCAATACTGGAACAGCACCCTGAGCAGGCCGGTGGACGATTTCATCTATTGGCCGCCCGACACCAAGGACCTCGCCGAAGCGCGCAAGCGGCTGGACGCGTCGCTGGAGCAGGCTCACGTCGAGAAAAAAGCGTTATACGAACGGTTGATGGCCTACAAAGATCAGCCGCGTTTGAAGACCTGGCTGAACGAGCTGATCTGGGCGCACAACCAAGCTCTGTGGGACGCGCCGACCAAGGTGCTGTCCCGTGGCGATCCCGATCCCCACTTGCTGCTGACCACGCAGCTGAGCCCCGACCTGATGAACGTGCATCAGGAGCTGATGATGATCTCGGCCTACTTCGTGCCGGGACCGGAAGGTCTGACATACCTCACGGGCCTTTCCGACAAAGGCGTGTCGGTAAACCTGCTGACCAATTCGCTGGAGGCGACGGACGTGCCCGCCGTCCACGGCGGTTACGCACCCTATCGCAAGGCGTTGCTGGCCCACGGCGTGAAGCTGTTTGAACTTCGCCGTCAGCCTGGCGACCCGAGCAATGCGCGAGGCAGCGGCCCCCGGTTTCTGCGCACCAAAACCCTTAAAGGCGGTTCCGAATCCAGCCTGCACAGCAAGGCGATGATTTTTGACCGGCAGAAAATCTTCGTCGGCTCATTCAACTTCGACCCCCGCTCCGTGCTGTGGAATACCGAGGTCGGCGTGCTGGTCGACAGTCCCGAACTCACTGAATACCTGCGCGAACTGGCCTTGCAAGGTATGGCGCCTGCGATCAGCTACCAGGCCAAATTGGAGAATGATCGCGTGGTCTGGGTCACCGAGGACAACGGCAAAATACACACGCTGTACAAGGAGCCCGGGGACTGGTGGCGCCGACTGAACGCGTGGTTCAGCAGCGCCGTGGGACTGGAGCGGATGCTTTAA
- a CDS encoding MFS transporter yields the protein MRWGTYFAVLSSVLSVGLALGVSMPLVSLRLEAWGYGAFAIGVMAAMPAIGVLLGASLASRLASALGTANVMRLCLWGGSISVGLLALLPHYWIWLVLRLMLGVILTMVFILGESWINQLVTENLRGKLVALYGSCYALSQLGGPLLLGGIGTEHDYGFWVGTALLATSPLLLLGRSGAPSAESSHVSLRDLGGFCQKLPAIAWAIALFAGFEAMILTLLPVYCLQQGFTPEIALAMVSTVVVGDALLQLPIGALADKISRRGLFSGCALALMLSSLAIPLLVDTIAIWPLWVLFGASAGGLFTLSLILIGERYRDDALVRANAHVAQLWGIGCLLGPLAAGAGSQWISGQALPLLMAAGALGLVILSQRPQAFGAQPVAA from the coding sequence ATGCGTTGGGGTACTTATTTCGCGGTGCTGTCGTCCGTGTTGAGCGTCGGTCTGGCGCTGGGCGTGAGCATGCCGCTGGTGTCGTTGCGCCTCGAAGCCTGGGGTTACGGCGCCTTTGCCATCGGCGTCATGGCCGCGATGCCTGCCATTGGTGTATTGCTGGGGGCCAGTCTGGCCAGCCGGTTGGCGTCCGCCCTTGGCACCGCGAACGTGATGCGTCTGTGTTTGTGGGGAGGGTCGATATCGGTCGGTTTGCTGGCGCTGCTGCCCCATTACTGGATCTGGCTGGTGTTGCGCCTGATGCTCGGGGTGATCCTGACCATGGTCTTCATCCTCGGCGAAAGCTGGATCAACCAACTGGTAACCGAAAACCTGCGCGGCAAACTTGTTGCGCTGTATGGCAGCTGCTACGCCCTCAGTCAGTTGGGCGGCCCGTTGCTGCTCGGCGGGATTGGCACTGAGCACGATTACGGCTTCTGGGTCGGCACCGCACTGCTCGCGACTTCACCTCTTTTGCTTCTGGGCCGATCCGGCGCGCCAAGCGCAGAATCCAGCCACGTTTCCCTGCGAGACCTCGGTGGTTTCTGTCAGAAGCTGCCCGCTATCGCGTGGGCCATCGCGCTGTTCGCCGGTTTCGAAGCGATGATTCTGACACTGCTGCCGGTGTACTGCCTGCAGCAAGGCTTCACGCCCGAGATTGCGCTGGCGATGGTCAGTACCGTGGTGGTGGGCGATGCGTTGCTGCAACTTCCGATTGGCGCACTGGCGGACAAGATTTCTCGGCGGGGCCTGTTCTCGGGCTGTGCGCTGGCGTTGATGCTGTCGAGTCTGGCGATCCCGTTGCTGGTCGACACCATCGCCATCTGGCCGCTGTGGGTGCTGTTCGGCGCCAGTGCGGGTGGGTTGTTCACGCTGTCGCTGATTCTGATCGGCGAGCGTTATCGCGATGATGCGCTGGTGCGGGCTAATGCCCATGTCGCGCAGCTTTGGGGCATCGGCTGTCTGTTGGGGCCGTTGGCAGCGGGAGCCGGCAGCCAGTGGATCAGCGGTCAGGCGCTGCCCTTGCTGATGGCCGCAGGCGCGCTGGGTCTGGTGATCCTGTCGCAACGCCCACAGGCGTTCGGTGCGCAGCCGGTCGCTGCTTAA
- a CDS encoding aldehyde dehydrogenase, with translation MTTLTHADWEKRAQALKIEGRAFINGEYTDAASGATFDCISPVDGRFLAKVASSDVADAQRAVESARATFESGVWSRLAPTKRKAAMIRFAALLDENKEELALLETLDMGKPISDSYGIDIPGSARALSWSGEAIDKLYDEVAATPHDQLGLVTREPIGVVAAIVPWNFPLMMACWKLGPALSSGNSVVLKPSEKSPLTAIRVAKLAIEAGIPAGVLNVLPGYGHTVGKALALHMDVDTVVFTGSTKIAKQLLVYSGESNMKRVWLEAGGKSPNIVFADAPDLKAAAESAASAIAFNQGEVCTAGSRLLVERSIKDKFLPMVIEALKVWKPGNPLDPATNVGALVDTQQMNTVLSYIEAGHTDGAKLVAGGKRILQETGGTYVEPTIFDGVTNAMKIAQEEIFGPVLSVLTFDTAEEAVQIANDTPYGLAAAVWTSDLSKAHLTARALRAGSVWVNQYDGGDMTAPFGGFKQSGNGRDKSLHAFDKYTELKATWIKL, from the coding sequence ATGACCACCCTGACTCACGCTGACTGGGAAAAACGCGCCCAGGCGTTAAAAATCGAAGGCCGTGCCTTCATCAATGGTGAATACACTGACGCCGCGTCCGGCGCCACCTTCGACTGCATCAGCCCGGTCGACGGTCGTTTCCTCGCAAAAGTGGCCAGCAGTGACGTCGCCGATGCCCAGCGTGCAGTAGAAAGCGCCCGCGCCACATTCGAGTCCGGTGTCTGGTCACGTCTGGCCCCGACCAAGCGCAAGGCTGCGATGATTCGCTTCGCCGCATTGCTCGATGAAAATAAAGAAGAGCTGGCGCTGCTTGAAACCCTCGACATGGGCAAGCCGATCAGCGACTCCTATGGCATCGACATTCCGGGCTCCGCACGCGCGTTGAGCTGGAGCGGCGAGGCCATCGACAAACTGTACGACGAAGTCGCAGCCACTCCCCACGATCAATTGGGTCTGGTCACCCGTGAGCCTATTGGCGTCGTTGCGGCCATCGTGCCGTGGAACTTCCCGCTGATGATGGCGTGCTGGAAACTCGGCCCTGCGCTGTCGAGCGGTAACTCGGTGGTGCTCAAGCCTTCCGAAAAATCCCCGCTGACCGCCATCCGCGTTGCAAAACTGGCCATCGAAGCTGGTATTCCGGCAGGTGTACTCAACGTGCTGCCTGGCTACGGTCACACCGTCGGCAAGGCGCTAGCGCTGCACATGGACGTCGACACTGTCGTGTTCACCGGCTCGACCAAGATTGCCAAGCAACTGCTGGTGTACTCGGGCGAGTCGAACATGAAGCGCGTGTGGCTGGAAGCCGGTGGCAAAAGCCCGAACATCGTGTTCGCCGACGCGCCGGACCTCAAGGCTGCTGCCGAGTCGGCTGCCAGCGCCATTGCCTTCAACCAGGGCGAAGTGTGCACCGCAGGTTCGCGTCTGCTGGTGGAGCGTTCGATCAAGGATAAATTCTTGCCGATGGTGATCGAGGCCCTCAAGGTCTGGAAGCCGGGCAATCCGCTGGACCCGGCCACCAACGTCGGCGCGCTGGTGGACACGCAGCAGATGAACACCGTGCTGTCGTATATCGAGGCGGGCCATACCGATGGCGCCAAGCTGGTCGCGGGTGGCAAGCGCATTCTGCAAGAGACGGGCGGCACGTATGTCGAGCCAACGATTTTCGACGGCGTGACCAATGCCATGAAGATCGCTCAGGAAGAAATTTTTGGCCCAGTCCTGTCGGTGCTGACGTTCGACACCGCAGAAGAAGCGGTGCAGATCGCCAACGACACGCCGTACGGCCTGGCGGCGGCGGTGTGGACCTCCGATCTGTCCAAGGCCCACCTGACCGCCCGCGCGTTACGTGCAGGAAGCGTGTGGGTGAACCAGTACGACGGCGGCGACATGACCGCTCCATTTGGCGGCTTCAAGCAATCCGGCAATGGCCGCGACAAATCGCTGCATGCGTTCGACAAGTACACTGAGTTGAAGGCGACGTGGATTAAGTTGTAA
- a CDS encoding cupin domain-containing protein, whose amino-acid sequence MSIESIVDFSEANTHAERFKPAAEKILKGDPEQTVYNHYDSPCGQMNAGVWEGEIGQWTVNYTEHEYCEIVQGVSVLRDEEGNAKTLRAGDRFVIPAGFKGTWEVLEPCRKIYVVFEQKA is encoded by the coding sequence ATGAGCATCGAGAGCATCGTCGACTTCAGCGAAGCCAACACCCACGCCGAGCGTTTCAAGCCCGCCGCAGAAAAGATCCTCAAGGGCGACCCGGAGCAGACTGTGTACAACCACTACGACAGCCCGTGCGGGCAAATGAACGCCGGGGTGTGGGAAGGTGAAATCGGGCAATGGACGGTGAACTACACCGAACACGAATACTGCGAAATCGTGCAGGGCGTGTCGGTGTTGCGCGATGAGGAAGGCAACGCCAAGACGCTGCGCGCAGGGGATCGCTTTGTGATCCCGGCGGGGTTCAAAGGCACATGGGAAGTGCTGGAGCCGTGCCGCAAAATTTATGTGGTGTTCGAACAGAAGGCTTGA
- the rpmG gene encoding 50S ribosomal protein L33, which produces MRELIRLVSTANTGHFYTTDKNKRTTPDKIEIKKFDPVARKHVIYKEAKIK; this is translated from the coding sequence ATGCGTGAATTGATCCGTTTGGTGTCGACCGCTAACACCGGCCACTTCTACACCACCGACAAGAACAAGCGCACTACCCCGGACAAAATCGAAATTAAAAAATTCGATCCGGTTGCTCGTAAGCACGTGATCTACAAAGAAGCCAAGATCAAGTAA
- the rpmB gene encoding 50S ribosomal protein L28 has translation MSRVCQVTGKGPVTGNNISHANNKTRRRFLPNLQHHRFWVESEKRFVRLRVSAKGMRIIDKRGIDVVLAEIRRDGAKV, from the coding sequence ATGTCGAGAGTATGTCAAGTTACCGGTAAGGGTCCGGTAACCGGGAATAACATTTCCCACGCAAACAACAAAACCCGTCGTCGTTTCCTGCCAAACCTGCAGCATCACCGCTTCTGGGTTGAGAGCGAGAAACGCTTTGTACGTCTGCGCGTATCTGCTAAAGGCATGCGTATCATCGACAAGCGCGGCATTGATGTCGTTCTGGCCGAAATTCGCCGTGATGGCGCTAAGGTTTAA
- a CDS encoding ABC transporter substrate-binding protein, whose translation MRLAVLPFLLASLGAPLMAQAATSLSVCTEASPEGFDVVQYNSLTTTNASADVLMNRLVDYDAQTGKLVPSLAESWSVWPDGLTYDFKLRSGVKFHHTEYFTPTRGFNADDVVFSFQRMLDPANPWNKVAVQGFPHAQSMQWPSLIKKIEAPDANTVRITLDHPDATFLATLSMGFASIYSAEYTAQLMKAGTPEKLNSEPIGTGPFVFKRFQKDSVVRYTANPDYFAGKPAVDTLLYAITPDANVRLQRIKQNECQIALSPKPLDVTEAAKDSNLQVEKTDAFMTAFLAINSQHPPLDKPEVRQAINLAFDKDTYLKAVFEGSARAANGVYPPNTWGYASDLPGYKHNVAKAKELLAKAGLKDGFKTTIWTRPSGSLLNPNPSAGAQLLQNDLAAVGIKAEIKVIEWGELIRRAKTGEHDLLFMGWAGDNGDPDNFLTPQFSCAAVKSGTNFARYCDEGLDKLISQGKAVTDQGQRSKLYHQVQEQIQKQALWLPLAHPTAFALARNNVLGYDVSPFGRQDFSKVTVK comes from the coding sequence ATGCGCCTAGCTGTTTTACCCTTTTTGCTTGCGTCCCTGGGCGCGCCTTTGATGGCACAGGCCGCCACCAGCCTGAGCGTGTGCACCGAAGCCAGCCCGGAAGGGTTCGACGTGGTGCAGTATAACTCGCTCACCACGACCAACGCCTCGGCCGACGTGCTGATGAATCGTCTGGTGGACTACGACGCCCAGACAGGCAAGCTGGTGCCCAGCCTGGCAGAGAGCTGGAGTGTCTGGCCGGACGGCCTGACCTACGACTTCAAACTGCGCTCGGGCGTGAAATTCCATCACACTGAGTACTTCACGCCGACCCGCGGCTTCAACGCTGATGACGTGGTGTTCAGCTTCCAGCGCATGCTTGACCCGGCCAATCCGTGGAACAAGGTCGCGGTGCAGGGCTTTCCTCACGCCCAGTCGATGCAATGGCCCTCTCTGATCAAGAAGATCGAAGCGCCTGACGCCAACACCGTACGCATTACCCTGGACCACCCTGACGCCACCTTCCTTGCCACCTTGAGCATGGGTTTCGCTTCTATTTATTCCGCGGAATACACCGCACAACTGATGAAAGCTGGCACACCCGAGAAGCTCAACAGCGAGCCAATCGGCACCGGACCGTTCGTTTTCAAACGCTTCCAGAAGGACTCGGTGGTGCGTTACACCGCCAACCCTGACTACTTCGCAGGCAAACCGGCGGTCGATACGCTGCTGTACGCGATCACGCCGGACGCCAATGTGCGCCTGCAGCGGATCAAGCAGAACGAATGCCAGATCGCCCTCTCGCCCAAGCCTCTGGATGTCACCGAAGCGGCCAAGGATTCGAACCTGCAGGTCGAAAAAACGGACGCGTTCATGACCGCTTTCCTGGCGATCAACAGCCAACATCCTCCGCTGGACAAGCCGGAAGTGCGTCAGGCAATCAACCTCGCGTTCGATAAGGATACGTACCTCAAGGCGGTGTTCGAAGGCTCGGCGCGGGCCGCCAATGGCGTGTATCCGCCTAACACATGGGGGTATGCCAGCGATTTGCCGGGGTACAAGCATAATGTCGCCAAGGCGAAGGAGTTGCTGGCGAAGGCGGGTCTCAAAGACGGCTTCAAGACCACGATCTGGACGCGTCCGTCCGGCAGTCTGCTCAACCCGAACCCCAGTGCAGGTGCGCAGTTGCTGCAAAATGACCTCGCGGCTGTCGGTATCAAGGCCGAGATCAAGGTCATCGAATGGGGCGAGCTGATTCGTCGCGCCAAGACCGGCGAGCACGATCTGCTGTTCATGGGTTGGGCGGGCGACAATGGCGACCCGGATAACTTCCTGACGCCGCAGTTCTCGTGCGCGGCGGTGAAATCCGGCACCAACTTCGCGCGCTATTGCGATGAGGGTCTGGACAAGCTGATCAGCCAGGGCAAGGCCGTGACCGATCAGGGGCAACGCAGCAAGCTCTACCATCAGGTGCAGGAGCAGATTCAGAAACAAGCGCTGTGGCTGCCGCTGGCTCACCCAACCGCCTTCGCCCTGGCTCGTAATAACGTGCTGGGGTATGACGTCAGCCCGTTTGGGCGGCAGGACTTCTCCAAGGTAACGGTGAAGTAA
- the radC gene encoding DNA repair protein RadC, producing the protein MSIRDWPAAERPREKLLERGASSLSDAELLAIFLRTGVSGKSAVDLARHLLTQFGSLRALLEANLPAFSAELGLGPAKYAQLQAVMEMAKRHMGENLKRGSALKSPGQVRTYLKALLRDEPHEVFGCLFLDSKNRVQAFEALFQGSINVAHVHPRQVVKRALAHNSAAVILCHNHPSGVCEPSEEDVELTELLKNALAMIDVVVVDHLIVGDGDPMSLVELGLM; encoded by the coding sequence ATGAGTATTCGTGATTGGCCTGCAGCGGAGCGGCCTCGGGAGAAGCTGTTGGAGCGGGGGGCATCAAGTCTTTCCGACGCCGAATTGCTCGCTATTTTTCTGCGCACCGGCGTATCAGGGAAGAGCGCTGTGGACCTTGCGCGTCACCTACTGACGCAGTTCGGCAGCCTGCGTGCGTTGCTGGAGGCCAACCTGCCCGCGTTCAGCGCCGAATTGGGGCTAGGGCCCGCCAAATACGCTCAGTTGCAAGCGGTCATGGAAATGGCCAAGCGGCATATGGGCGAGAATCTCAAGCGTGGGTCTGCGCTGAAAAGCCCTGGACAAGTTCGCACCTATCTCAAAGCGTTGCTGAGAGACGAGCCTCATGAAGTGTTCGGTTGCTTGTTTCTGGACAGCAAAAACCGGGTTCAGGCGTTCGAAGCGCTGTTTCAGGGGTCGATCAATGTCGCGCATGTTCACCCGCGACAGGTGGTCAAACGGGCGCTGGCGCATAATTCGGCGGCGGTCATCCTCTGCCACAACCACCCGTCCGGCGTGTGCGAGCCGAGTGAAGAGGATGTTGAACTGACGGAGCTGCTGAAAAATGCCTTGGCGATGATCGATGTGGTGGTCGTCGATCACCTGATCGTCGGGGATGGAGACCCGATGTCATTGGTGGAATTGGGGTTGATGTAA
- the coaBC gene encoding bifunctional phosphopantothenoylcysteine decarboxylase/phosphopantothenate--cysteine ligase CoaBC, which yields MQRLYRKRIVLGVGGGIAAYKSAELVRRLKDHGAEVRVVMTKGGAEFITPLTMQALSGHPVHLDLLDPAAEAAMGHIDLAKWADMVLIAPATADLIARLAQGIANDLLTTVVLATDAIVAVAPAMNQAMWRDPSVQANLQTLESRDFRTFGPASGSQACGDVGYGRMLEPNDLAQSAADCFQRLSLTGKHVLITAGPTQENIDPVRYITNHSSGKMGFALAEAAAEAGARVTLITGPVNLQTPDRVSRIDVVSARDMLAACEAAMPCDLFIASAAVADYRPEVVAPQKLKKDPTTGDGLLLQMVRNPDILATIAQRPDRPFSVGFAAETEHLLDYAARKLKDKNLDLIIANDVANPSIGFNSEENACSVIDRALQATLFTQTSKAKIARQLVTFIAERLNQV from the coding sequence ATGCAGCGGCTGTATCGGAAACGCATCGTTCTCGGCGTAGGCGGTGGCATCGCGGCCTACAAAAGCGCAGAGCTGGTCCGTCGGCTGAAAGACCACGGGGCCGAAGTGCGGGTCGTCATGACCAAAGGCGGCGCCGAGTTCATCACCCCGCTCACCATGCAGGCCCTGTCGGGTCATCCCGTCCATCTCGACTTGCTCGACCCTGCCGCCGAAGCGGCCATGGGGCACATCGATCTGGCGAAATGGGCCGACATGGTGCTGATCGCCCCCGCCACCGCCGACCTGATCGCGCGCTTGGCCCAAGGCATCGCCAATGACCTGCTGACCACCGTGGTGCTCGCCACCGACGCCATCGTCGCCGTCGCACCGGCCATGAATCAGGCCATGTGGCGCGACCCTTCCGTCCAGGCCAACCTGCAAACCCTCGAAAGCCGCGACTTCCGTACCTTCGGTCCTGCCAGTGGCAGCCAGGCCTGTGGCGACGTGGGTTATGGCCGGATGCTCGAACCCAACGATCTGGCGCAATCCGCTGCCGATTGCTTCCAGCGCCTGAGCCTGACCGGTAAACACGTGTTGATCACAGCCGGGCCGACTCAGGAAAACATCGACCCGGTGCGTTACATCACCAACCACAGCTCGGGAAAAATGGGCTTCGCGCTGGCGGAAGCTGCCGCCGAAGCGGGCGCTCGCGTCACGCTGATCACGGGCCCGGTCAACCTGCAGACCCCTGACCGGGTGTCGCGTATCGACGTCGTGAGCGCACGCGACATGCTGGCTGCGTGCGAGGCCGCAATGCCGTGCGATCTGTTCATCGCGTCTGCCGCTGTCGCGGATTACCGCCCGGAGGTCGTCGCGCCACAGAAATTGAAGAAAGACCCTACGACCGGTGATGGCCTTTTGCTGCAAATGGTCCGCAACCCGGATATTCTCGCCACCATCGCCCAGCGTCCGGATCGTCCATTCAGTGTCGGTTTCGCCGCCGAAACCGAACATCTGCTCGACTATGCTGCACGCAAGCTCAAGGACAAGAACCTCGACTTGATCATCGCCAACGACGTTGCCAATCCCAGCATTGGCTTCAACAGCGAAGAAAACGCGTGCAGCGTAATCGACCGAGCGCTGCAAGCAACGCTCTTCACCCAGACCAGCAAGGCCAAGATCGCCCGCCAGTTGGTCACTTTTATCGCCGAACGTTTGAACCAGGTTTAA
- the dut gene encoding dUTP diphosphatase produces MHALQAKILDPRIGGEFPLPAYATTGSAGLDLRAMLKEETVLEPGQTLLIPTGLSIYIADPALAALILPRSGLGHKHGIVLGNLVGLIDSDYQGELMVSCWNRGQTAFKISVGERIAQLVLVPVVQAHFEIVQEFDESQRGAGGFGHSGSH; encoded by the coding sequence ATGCATGCTCTACAAGCCAAAATCCTCGACCCACGCATTGGCGGCGAATTCCCGCTTCCGGCCTACGCCACCACCGGTTCCGCCGGTCTGGACCTGCGCGCCATGCTCAAAGAGGAAACGGTACTGGAACCCGGTCAGACCCTGTTGATTCCTACCGGCCTGTCGATATACATCGCAGACCCTGCCCTTGCCGCGCTGATTCTGCCGCGCTCGGGCCTGGGCCATAAGCACGGGATTGTGCTGGGCAACCTTGTCGGCCTGATCGACTCCGATTATCAGGGCGAGTTGATGGTGTCCTGCTGGAACCGTGGCCAGACCGCTTTCAAGATTTCTGTGGGTGAGCGCATCGCCCAACTGGTGCTGGTGCCGGTCGTGCAGGCGCACTTCGAAATCGTTCAGGAGTTTGACGAAAGTCAGCGCGGCGCAGGCGGTTTCGGCCATTCGGGCAGCCACTGA
- a CDS encoding phosphomannomutase/phosphoglucomutase has protein sequence MSSTVSIAPSFPDSIFRAYDIRGIVGETLSGETAYWIGRAIGAQTLAQGEPNVSVGRDGRLSGPELVAHLIKGLYDSGCHVSDVGLVPTPALYYAANVLDGRTGVMLTGSHNPKDYNGFKIVIAGDTLANEQIQALHDRIKRNNLPPGKGSVSKVDILDLYAGQITSDVVLARRLKVVIDCGNGAAGVIAPKLIAALNCEVIPLFCDVDGNFPNHHPDPGKLENLEDLIAKVKETGADLGLAFDGDGDRVGVVTNAGSVVYPDRLLMLFARDVVKRNPGADVIFDVKCTRRLIPLIQEYGGRPVMWKTGHSLIKKKMKESGALLAGEMSGHIFFKERWFGFDDGIYSAARLLEILSQEKLSAEELFQTFPNDLSTPEINVKVTETSKFSIIKALEQDAQWGNANLTNIDGVRVDYPKGWGLVRASNTTPVLVLRFEAETEDELQRIKDVFRTQLKNVAPDLELPF, from the coding sequence ATGAGCAGCACCGTATCCATCGCCCCCAGTTTTCCCGACTCGATCTTCCGCGCCTATGACATTCGCGGCATCGTCGGCGAAACCCTGAGCGGGGAAACCGCCTACTGGATTGGCCGTGCCATCGGCGCACAAACCCTGGCCCAAGGTGAACCCAACGTTTCTGTTGGCCGCGACGGCCGCTTGTCCGGCCCTGAACTCGTGGCCCATTTGATCAAGGGCCTGTACGACAGCGGCTGCCACGTCAGCGATGTCGGCCTCGTACCGACCCCTGCGTTGTATTACGCCGCCAACGTGCTGGACGGCCGCACGGGGGTGATGCTCACCGGCAGCCACAACCCCAAGGATTACAACGGCTTCAAAATCGTCATCGCAGGCGACACCCTCGCGAACGAGCAGATTCAGGCGCTGCACGATCGCATCAAACGTAACAACCTGCCGCCGGGCAAAGGCAGCGTGAGTAAAGTTGACATCCTCGACCTGTACGCTGGCCAGATCACCAGCGATGTCGTGCTTGCACGCCGCCTCAAAGTGGTGATCGATTGCGGCAACGGCGCAGCAGGCGTGATCGCCCCGAAACTGATCGCCGCATTGAATTGCGAAGTCATTCCGCTGTTCTGCGACGTGGACGGCAATTTCCCGAACCATCACCCTGACCCGGGCAAGCTGGAAAACCTGGAAGACCTGATTGCCAAGGTGAAAGAGACCGGCGCCGATCTGGGCCTGGCGTTCGACGGCGATGGTGATCGAGTAGGTGTCGTCACTAACGCAGGCAGCGTCGTATACCCTGATCGCCTGTTGATGCTGTTCGCCCGTGATGTGGTCAAGCGCAATCCGGGCGCGGATGTGATCTTTGACGTGAAGTGCACGCGCCGCCTCATCCCGTTGATTCAGGAATACGGCGGTCGCCCGGTGATGTGGAAGACGGGTCACTCGCTGATCAAGAAGAAGATGAAAGAAAGCGGCGCGCTGCTGGCTGGCGAAATGAGCGGCCACATTTTCTTCAAGGAACGCTGGTTTGGATTCGACGACGGCATTTACAGCGCTGCGCGCCTGCTGGAGATCCTCAGTCAGGAAAAACTCAGCGCAGAAGAACTGTTCCAGACGTTCCCGAACGATCTGTCGACCCCGGAAATCAACGTCAAGGTCACTGAAACCAGCAAATTCAGCATCATCAAGGCGCTGGAGCAGGACGCGCAATGGGGCAACGCCAACCTGACGAACATCGACGGCGTGCGTGTCGATTACCCGAAAGGCTGGGGCCTGGTGCGCGCTTCCAATACCACCCCCGTGTTGGTGTTGCGCTTCGAAGCCGAGACCGAGGACGAGTTGCAACGCATCAAGGACGTGTTCCGTACCCAGCTTAAAAACGTAGCACCGGACCTAGAACTTCCTTTTTGA